The DNA region GCCTGAGTTTACGGTAGATGAACAGGCCGGAAACCAGCGCCACGAGGACCGCGATCGCGCCGGACTCGGTAGGTGTAAACGCGCCCGAGAGTATGCCGCCGATTATCACAACAGGGACGAGGAGCGCCGGGAGAGCCCGCACGAACGATTTCAGCATTTTGACCGGCTCGAACCGCTCCTTGTATCTCGGGTAATTGCGCCTCTTCGCCTGGAAGTAGGAGATTATCATGTAGCCTGTCCCAAGGAGGATGCCGGGGACATATCCCGCGAGGAACAGCGCACTCACCGAAGTGCCGCTCAGCACGCCGTACAGGATGAAGATGACGCTCGGCGGGATGATTGGCCCGATAATTGACGACGCCGCGATCAGCGCCGCGGTGAAGTCGTCGTCGAACCCGTCCTTGATCATCTCGGGCGCCAGCACGGAGCTGAGGATAGCCGCGACCGCGTTGGCGGAGCCGAGTATCGCGGCAAGGAACATCGCCACGATCACGCCCACGTAGGCAAGCCCCCCGCGAAGGTGCCCCACGCAGTCCCTCGAGAATTCGATGAGCTGGGCGGTCACCCCACCCCTGTTCATAAGCTCACCCGCGAGGATGAAAAACGGGATGGCCATCAGGCTGAACTGGTTGACGCCGGCGAACATCCTCTGCGTCACGATATCGAAGAACGAGGGATTTCCTATCGCGATCAGGTGCAGGTAGCCGGTTGCTCCGAGCATGAACGCGACGGGCGCCCCCAGCACGAGCAGAACGACAAAACCAACTGCGACGAGCAGCACCGGTCATCCCTCCTTCGCGCGCTTCTTCGGCGCCAGCATGTTACCGATGCTGAAGACGATCATGAACGACAGCCCGACGGGAATGGCCGCGTACGGGTAGACCATGGGAAGCCCCAGACCGCTGCTTCTCTGAAGCACGATAGATGGCGACCGGGTGTAGTCAACGCTGAACCACAGGCTCACCACGAGGAACACCATGATGACCGTCGTGACGAACGCCTTCGCCGCTTTCTTCAACGGGGGCGAGAACCGCTCGACGAAAAGGTCGAGGTATGCGAGTTCGCCCCGCCTGAAGGCCACGCTCCCTCCGATAAACGTCACCCATACGAGCAGGAATCCGACCAGCTCCTCGGCCCACGGGAACGAGAGTCCCAGGATGTAACGCCTGATGACCTCCACCGATGTTATGAGGGTCATTGCGCCGAACGCCGCCGTGAGGAAGTACTTGGCCGTCGTTTCCATCAAGTCAGTGATTCTTGTGAGTAGCCTCATGTCTATCCCCCAATTCGCGGTGCTCCAGGCTCGCGCCGGCGGTGAAACCCAGCGGTGCGACGTCGGAAGGGATGCGCTGGTCCCGCCCCGGCGCCCGTCTCGGCCCCAGTCGGGCGGGACCAGCAGGACCGTCAAATCACCTGATGGTCTTCGCCATATCCACGAACTTCTTGATCGCCGGGTCCTTGGCGGTGTACTCGTCCCAGATCCCGATGACCTTCGACTGGAACGGCGCCAGGTCCCTGATCTCGTTCACCTGGATCTTGGCGTCCTGGATCGCCTTCATGCCGGTCTTCTCCAGGTCACCCATCTGGTCGAACGCAAACTTGATAGACTCCCAGGCCGCATCCGAGATAATTTTCTGGTCTTCCTTGGAGAGCGAGTTGAACTTGTCGAGGTTCATCATGTTCAGGGCCGGGAACGGGAACAGCCCTATGAGCGATACGTACTTCAGCACCTCGTAGTGCTTCTCCGAGTATATGCTGGTGATGTTGATTTCCTCGCCGTCGATGACCTTCGTCTGGAGGCCCGTGTAGATCTCCCCGTACGCCATGGGCGTCGGGTTCGCGCCGAGCGTCTGAACTGTCTTCAGGATGAGGTTCGAGGGCACTACCCTGAGCTTGAGGCCCTTCAGGTCCTCCGGCTTCGTGATAGGCCGCACGTTGTTGGCGAAGTGGCGTATTCCGCCGTCATAGATAGCCAGGCCCTTGATCTTGAGCGGCTCGAGGCCCTTTAGAAGCCCCTTCATCTCCTCGCTCGTAACCGCCTTGTATTCCTTGTCGTACGTGCTCAGGAGGAAGGGGAGCTGCAGCGTGTCGAGGAGCGGTGTGTACTTGGAGAACGTGGACGTGGAGAGCACGGCCATGTCGAGCGTGCCCTTCATGACCTGCTCCAGGAGCTGGCCCTCGTCGCCGAGTTGCCTGGCGGGGAACACCTCGATCTTGATGCGGCCGTTGCTCTTCTGGGAAACAAGATCAACGAACTTCACGGTCGCGGGGTGGTACGGATGCGTCAGCTGCGCCGCGTGGCCGAGGCGGATCATGACCTGGCCGGGCTGCGCTGGCGCGGACGGCTGCGCGGGGGCCGCTGGCTGCGAAGGTTGGGCAGGTTGCGCGGGTTTTTGGCCGGAGCCGGCGCCGCAACCGGTCATTAAGGAGGCTACCATCACCAATCCGACGACGATGGCTACGAGTCTTTTCACTTTTCTTTCCCCCCAGTTCTCAGAAGTAATTCTTCACCGTTTGCCTTACCGCGGTCAGTTGCTTCTTGAAGAGGCCTACATCCGTGTCCCAGATGAGATAGTGGATTCCGTGGTTCAGGCAGAACTCGAGCTTCTTCTCGTCAGTAACGACGGTACCCATCTGCTTTCCGGCTTCGCGCGCTTCGGCGTTCATCTTGAGGAACGCCTCCTTCAGACCGCCGTTCACATAATCCGCGTCTGTGCCGAGTGAGAACGACAGGTCTACCGGCCCGAGGAACAGGATGTCAATACCCGCGGTCCGCGCGATCCCCCGCATCGAGTCGAACGCGGTGCGGGTCTCGATGTGGGCCACGATGAGGGTCTCCTCGTTGGACTCCTTCACGTACGCCTTCGTATCGCAGAAGCCGTACCTGCCGGCGCGGTGAGAAAACGCCACGCCCCTGGTCCCGAGCGGCGGATACCTGCCGGCGCGGACGATTTTCTCCGCGTCCCCGGGGCCATTAAGCTGCGGGACCTGGATACCGTCCACGCCGGTGTCGAGCACGTGGAGCAGCGTCTCGTCCGCGAAGTTCCACGGGCGCACGACCACCTTCAGCCCCTGGGGCTGCGCCACCGACGTGAGCATCTTCACGTCGTTGTATGATAGAGGCGAGTGCTCCGTGTCGATCACGATGAAATCGAACCCCGACCACGCTATCATCTCGACTATCTCGGTACTGGGGATTTTAACGAATATTCCCAGATGGGGTCGTTCGGCCAGTTGCCTCTTCAAGCTGCTCATTTGACGTACTCTTCCCTCTTGGGTGTGAACACGTCGAGGTTGACGACTGTCTCGTCGCCGATGATCTCGGCATAGTGCATGACGTTGGGCGGGACCACGAGCAGCCCACCTTCTTCGAGAATGAACATCTCGTCGCCCACGTGGAACCTGGTCTTGCCCTTCATGATGTAGACGATCTGCTCGAAATGATGGGCGTGGGGCGCCGGTTTGTGCCCGGGCTGGAGCCAGTTGATCGCGATGGTGGCCCCCTCACCGGTAAACGCCTTCCGCGAAACCCCCTGCCTGACTACGACCTCCTCAATGTCCTTCCAGTTCGAAACGTTTATCATTGTCCTACCCCTCTCCCTGAACCCGGCTTCCCGTGAGGCCGCTTGACTGCCGCGGGGGAGCGCCGCCTAGTGAATCGCCGGCGCTCCGCGGCCCTGTCTACCGCCTGTCGGCCGCGGCAACACTTTGAATCTTTTCGTACTCCTTCAAGAGGCGAATCAGCGGGAAGAATCCGTCGGTTTTTTGCTTGTCTATCAGCTGGCAGGCGCGCTCGGCGTCGCCTCTCTCGAGCGACTCGACTATCTCGTAGTGCTCCTGGTTCGAGAGCTCGAACCTGTCGGGCAACATGGCGAAAACCCAGCGCGAGCGCTCGCTCCTGTCCCACAGGTCATTGATCAGCCGGATTATGACGTCGGCCTTGCAGCTGTAATAGATGGTGGAGTGGAATTCTTTGTTGAGACGACCGTAGAGCTTGGTGTCCCCCGCGATGCGGGCCTTCTCCATGTCGTCCGCGAGCCTGCGCAGTTTGGCGATGGCCGGCTTGTCTATCTTCTCCGCGGCGAGGCGAGTGGCAAGCTTCTCGAGCTCCCTGCGTACGAGGAAGATCTGTTCCAGCTCGTCGAGGTCCAGGCGCGCGACGCGGGCGCCCGAGTTGGGCTTCGTCTCCGCGAGTCCCTTGGCCACCAGCTTCTTGAGCGCCTCGCGGACAGGGGTCTTCGAGATTCCGAGTTCCTCGGCCACCCTCTCGATGCGGATGGGCTCGCCGGGCTTCAGTTCGTTGGACACGATCTTCTCTTTGAGGTACTCGTATACTTGATCCGCCTTGAGCATCTGATCACCTGTTTACTCAGAGAATCCGCCGCTCAGGTGGCTTGTAAGGCCCGCGCCGCGCGTCCTGCGTTCGGGCTGCGATCGCTGGTTTCCCGGCTCCATCGGCTGCTTACAGACGGCCCACCTGATGGCGGTCACGCGTCCATTTCGACCACAATCCGCGGGTTAACCTTCAGCATCGTCTCGAGCTCGGCCGGCGTCACGCCGTTCTCGAGCAGCAGCCCCGCGAAATGCTTCAACCCCGCCACCGGCCTGATGTTGCCCAGCTGGCCGCAGTCGGAGTTCATGATGACGTGCTCGACGCCGACTTCGCGGATGATACTCAGCGTCGTGGGCATGTCGACGTGGTAGAACTTCGAGACCGGGTCGGACGTGCATACACCGATCTCGACGAACGCGCCGAGCGCGGCCCACGCCTTCATCTGCTCGATGGATGCTTCGATCATGTAGGCTGGGTGGTTCACCACGATGTGCTTGACCCCCAGCGCTGCGGCGGCTTTCACAATCGCGTCGACTTCCTGAGCGCTGCCGTGGCCGGTGCTGAGCACGAGGTTCGGGTGCTCCACCACCATTTCGAGGACGCGGAGGACGTCGTCAGCCGGGGAGCCGTCTTCCTTGATGATCCGGATGTACCCGTGCTCGACCGACGAGGCCTTCTTCGCGGCGGGGAACTTGAGGCCGCCCTTGGAGTGCTTCACGTGGTGGTTCTCGGTGGAGATCGTGGGCATCCATACGAACCTGGCGCCCATATTGATCGCCAGTTCGAGTGCCTCGAGGTTGAGCCCGCCGACGGTATTGTTCAGGGCGATTCCGGAGAACGCCTTGAACTCGGGGGCTTTCGCGAAGTGCTTCTGCGCGAGTTCAGCCAGCGCCATGGTGGGGACTTGGTGGTCCTTGACGACGATCGCCCTGATGCCCGCCTGCTGCGCCTCGACGATTGCCTCGGCTACGTCGATGTCACGTGGAAGGATGGACGGCCCGAGGTGCTGGTGGAGGTCGAGTGCTCCGTTGATGAGGCTGTCGACCAGGTTCATATATGTACCCCCCGCTTTCAGCTCCGGCCCACCGTGGCCGGGTCGCCGAGGCTCTCCGCGGCCGCCACCGGCCGGCCAGCATGCAATGTGGATTGTATCGTGATACGCTCGCCCTATTAATCGTATGCGTTATTGACGTCTACTGAAATATAGATAAGCCGTAAATCGTATATTTTGGGATGCCGAAACGTATATTCTCGATCGATTGAGGAATTCCTTCCTGGGGTTCTTCTGCAAGCAAAAAACCCTGGGCAGGCCGGAGTTGACGTCCTCCCCAGGGTTTCCGAGGGGGCCAGGAATTATAGCCGTCCAGGCGGGTCGTGTAGTCTCCAGCTCGGCCCCGCCCTGGCAACCGAGTTTGATAGCGGGCGCTCGAGTATGTCTTCGATCTCGAGAGCGCAGGTTATCAACTCGTCCAGATCGACTCCCGTATGAACGCCCATGTCTTCCAGCATGTTTACCAGGTCCTCGGTGGCAACGTTGCCGCTCGCGCCGGGCGCGAACGGGCACCCGCCCGTCCCGCCAACCGCTCCGTCGAACGTCGTTATGCCGGCCCGAAGAGCTGCGTATACGTTAGCCAGAGCCGCGCCCCTTGTGTTATGGAAATGCGCTGCGAGCCTGTTCGCCGGCAACTGCCTGGTGAGCTCGTAGAACACTGTCTCGACCTGAGCGGGGTTCCCCATCCCGGTGGTGTCGCCGAGGCACACCTCCGCGGCCCCTTCATCGAACATCTGTTTGGCCATCGATACTACGGTTGACGCGGGGGTTTTCCCTTCGTACGGGCAACCGAAAGCGGTTACGATATAAGACCTCAGTGGCACGCGCGCCTCCGTCGCAAGCCTGGATACGCGTGCGAGCTCGGCCATCGAAGCCTGGCGCGACATCCTCACGTTGTGCATGTTGTGGGTTTCGCTGGCAGAGACGAAGAACCCGAGGCCGCCGGCTCCGGACGCGAGGGCTCGCTCCGCCCCGACGGTGTTCGGCACAAGCGCAAGATACTGGGTCCCCGGACGGCGCTTTATGCCCTTCATCACTTTCTCGGCATTGGCCATCTGCGGAACCGCTTTCGGATGGACGAAGGACACAACCTCAATCCGCTTCAGGCCTGCGCCGGACAGGCGCTCCACGAGGTGGACCTTTTGCTCCGCCGACAGCATCTTCTTTTCATTCTGCAGGCCATCCCGGGGACCGACTTCAACGATTGTCGCTTCCAAAGGTAACTTCATCCGCGGCCCTCCTCCTGGCGACAAGGCTCAGGCCGCGAGTCACGGCTTGCCCGTCAATTCCTGGACCATCTCCTGGGCGCGGTCCAGGCGTACCTTCCTCTCGGCAACAAGCCTCTCGACCACTTTCTCGATGAGGTCGCCCGTCGCGCCGGCCATAACTGCGATATTCCGTGCGTGAAGCTCCATGTGTCCCCTCTGCACGCCTTCCGTGGCCAGCACCTTCACGGCGGCGAGGTTCTGCGCGAGGCCCACGGCGGCTATGATCTCCCCCAGTTCGGCCGCCGACTTGACTTCGAGGATCTTCACCGCCAGCCTGGCGATGGGGTGAACTTTAGTAGCGCCGCCAATGAGCCCCACAGCCAGCGGCAATTCGATGGCGCTGCGAGGTCTCCGTTAGCGTTTTTCTCCCAGGTGGTAAGCGATGTGTACCTGCCGCTCCGCGCGGCGTAGGCGTGGGCGCCCGCCTCAATCGCCCTTGTGTCGTTGCCGGTAGCAAGTACTACCGCGGTGATGCCGTTCATTATCCCCTTGTTGTGAGTGGCTGCGCGGTACGGGTCCGCGGCCGCAAACTCGTACGCCACCACTATGCCATCCACCACGTCCGGACCGCCCAGGGCTTCCTTTGAGACAACAGTCCTGGCGCGCGCGAGCCTCCTGTCCGCCAGGTTGGAGAGGATCCGTAGGTACACGCGGCCGCCGGTGATTCTCTCTATCAACGGGGCCACGGCCTCGGCCATGGTGTTGACCGCGTTGGCGCCCATAGCATCGCGGGTATCCACAATGAGGTGGGTGACCACCATCGGCCCGACCCTCGAATGGACGATGTGCACCTCGATGTCCTTGGCCCCGCCTCCAACTTCGGCCAGCATTGGGTCCTGCTTATTGCAGAGTTCGAGAATCTCCGCCTTGTGCTCGAAAAGACGCATCCTTGCGGCGCCCGGGTCGGCTACGTTCACCGCCTGCACCTGAGCCCTCATCACCGGCCCGGTGCTGGACGTGAAGAACCCACCCTTATCCCGCGCGAGCCTGGCGGCGTTCGAGCATGCAGCCACTACCGACGGCTCCTCCACCGCCATGGGAACCAGGCAGTCCTTCCCGTTTATCAGGAAGTTGACCGCCACACCCAGCGGGATCTGGATCGTGCCGATCGCGTTCTCGATCATGTGGTCGGCCTGGTCCATGCTAAGCGCGCCGGTGTTGTCAAGCAGCGCAATCTCCTGATCCGTGAGCCCGGCGAAGTCCTTCACGAAACCGCGGCGCTCCGCTACCGGCATTTTATAGAAGCCCGAAACCTTGCTCGTCTTCTCCATCGTGAACCTCCCCTCCCCGATATATCGCCTGCCTGCCGGTCCGCCCAGCGGGGCGAACCGGCGGCCCGGCGAGTCACCGACGACCGGCGAATCACTTGCCCATCAGGCTCAGGATCTGCGGCACAATCCAGCCCGAAGCGTAGTAGGCCATGAACTGCACACCGGTGTGGATGTCGAAGTGGTTGTGCAGGATGCCGCCAAACAACGAGATCGTCAGCGCGAGCACCACTCCGACAATCCCGGCCTCGTAGAAGGCAAGCATCACGATAAGCCCGATGAACGATCCGATCAGCGCCTCGTGGCTTACCTTCCTGAACAGCCACTCCGTGCCTTTTCTCGCGTAGTTGATCGCGACGGGGTAGGCGATCAGCGCCCCGCCGATGACACCGATGTAAGCGTACAGCAGGAACTGCCCCGGCGAGAGCATGTTGTGCAGGTTGTTTACCGGCTGAACCGTGAACCGCGGGGGCGCGTTGAAAAGCGGCGCGGCGGGGCCAAGACCCATGGGGCTGAGCGGCAGGCCGAACGCCAGGAGCGGTATGATGGTCTCGCCTATGTACGTGGCGTTCGTCACCGCGTCCATCACGGCTACGGCACTCGTGCACTTGTGGTACAGCTCCTTACACCGCGATCCCACGAGCTCGCCGAGGAGAACCGTCATGCCGGCGGGCGAGAAAGTGAACGTGCACGCGCTTACAGCGCTCGTGATGGTCACCCACAGCCGCTGGAACGGGGTCAGGATCTTGAACGGGTTTGGGAACATCTTCGAGTAGCCGCCGATGTCGGGCGCGAGCCAAACCTCGTTGACGTTCTCCCTCATCTGCCTCTTCCGGATACGCGGTATGAGCACGCTGAACACCTCGGCGACCATGGGGCCGACCGTGATCCCCATGAATATCGAGATGAACAGCGTCTTACCTACAGCCTGCGTCGCAACCCTCTGCAGCCCCTGTATGAGAAACGAGAACGGCACAAGGGCGATCACGGCCGCCCATTTTGCTTTCGACATGTAGGCTAGCAGCACCGCGCCGAGGGTGAACAGAAGGCCCGAGTACGCCGATACCTGCTTACCGAACGGGGCCAGCACCATGGCCAGCGCGACAGCCACCGCCACGGCTACCAGGCTCCCGATCAGCGAGCCCGCGGCCATCTTCTTCATGCCGACGTGTGGTGCGCCCACCCGCTTCAGCACCGAGCAGTACAGTACCATAGGAACCGCCATCGTGCTGCCCGGCAGTGCAGCCATTGCTGTAGGGATGGTATGCGATATCTGCATCGCGGTGGAGATCCCGATAAACCAGGCGAACAGCACGGACGGCGGAAGGCCGAGAAGAACCAGGATCAGTGTAAGGGGCGCCATCGTTGCCGTCTCGTCCGTTCCGGGGATGATGCCGATTATCGTGAACAGGATACCGCCCAACACTGCTACCCCAAACGCGAACAGCATCTCGCCCAGCATTTACTGCGTCCCCCCTTTTCCGCCGGCTTTCGAGAGCGTCTCGAACAGCCCGAGTTCCCTGAGTTCGTCACGCGCCGCGGCCTCAACGCTCTCAACCGCGGCTGCTTCCTCTTCCGGTCTCATGCCGAGTGTCGCCAGGGCCTCGGCCACGTCCACCTGCTCCGCCTTTTCCACCAGCACGCGCTTCGGCCGGTACAGTGTCGCCGCGATCACGCCGCTGGCGACGCAGCCGGTAACCCCCACCATCAGCGCGTATCCCTTGACGAGTGCCTCCGACAGGCCCTTCTGCGCCGAGAAAACCTGTAACCCTACCAGATAACCACCCAGAGTAAGCACGATTCCGATGACAGTCGATGACGCCAGGTGAACCAGATCAACGGTGTCTCCCCATACCTCCGCGTACGGCATTCTCTTAACCTGACCTGACATCCGGGTTCCCCCTTTCCGATTGGGTTTGGGCCATCCTGAAGCGCGCGACACGGGTCCGGTGAGGCCACATTGCAGGGAGTGACCCCGGAGAAACGCAGAAGCAAGCGGCATGCCAGTGGGTGGGGATAACATAAGCCCTGCTCGTCAAGCGTTTGGCGGCGGCGCCAGCGCCTGGAGAAACCGCATGGGTGTATACATAAGTATACACCCGTCATTGCCGTGCCAGCGTAGCACCATGTAAGGTCATGTTTACTATGTATATATTGGTGTCTCCCGAGTATACAACAGGGCCGGCGGACCCGGCCGGCTCCCGGCAGGCTACTTCAGGGCCTTCGGGCCCCTGAACTGGCCGGGCTCCAGCCCGAACTTCGACATCTTCTTGTAGAAGGTCCGCCGGCTCACACCCAGGTACTGCATGGCGGCGGATACGTTCCCATTGGCCTGCTCGAGCGCTTCCCTGACGGCGGTTTCCTCTATCTCCGAAACCAGGGCCTTCAACGCCTTGCCGCGGGTAACCGGCCTGGCGGCGGCTGCCTCGTCGCGGCCCGCGCGGCCGTCCCGGCGCTCCTCACCCTGCCCACCGGTGTGCCGCGGTCCCATCATATACGCAGGGAGGTGTGACTCCAGGAGGGTATCTCCCTCGCAGATCAACACCGCGTGCTCGATGGTGTTGCGGAGTTCTCTTACGTTCCCCGGCCAGCAATATTGCACTAGCCGGTTGACCACTTCCCGCGATAACCGAAGCCCCTTCGAATACACGTGGTTGAACTCTTCAACGAAAGCGGTGGCGAGGGCCGGTATGTCATCGGGCCGCTCGCGCAACGGGGGGATGATGACCGGCACCACGCACAGGCGATAGTAGAGGTCTTCCCGGAATTTGCCCTGTTTGACCATGGCATCGAGATCCCTGTTAGTCGCGGCGAGAATCCTGGCGTCCACCTTGAGCGTGGTCGTGCCGCCGACCCGTTCGAACTCCCGCGCCTCGAGCACGCGCAACACCTTGGCCTGCATGGACAGGCTCATCTCGCCGATCTCGTCGAAGAAAATGGTGCCGCCCGACGCGATCTCGATCTTGCCCGGCTTGCCACCCTTCCTCGCCCCCGTGAAAGCACCCTCCTCGT from Bacillota bacterium includes:
- a CDS encoding TRAP transporter large permease, whose protein sequence is MLVAVGFVVLLVLGAPVAFMLGATGYLHLIAIGNPSFFDIVTQRMFAGVNQFSLMAIPFFILAGELMNRGGVTAQLIEFSRDCVGHLRGGLAYVGVIVAMFLAAILGSANAVAAILSSVLAPEMIKDGFDDDFTAALIAASSIIGPIIPPSVIFILYGVLSGTSVSALFLAGYVPGILLGTGYMIISYFQAKRRNYPRYKERFEPVKMLKSFVRALPALLVPVVIIGGILSGAFTPTESGAIAVLVALVSGLFIYRKLRLRDIPGVLLNTGMITAGIMLIIAMGNIFGWTLAIDKIPTKFSDAVLGFTTNPNVVMMLVIILMLFVGCVMEAFASMIVFTPVLAPLAVQVGIDPIHFGLVFSVLSSIALITPPVGMCLFVTSGITGVPLSRMNKSVLPFVGMSVLALLIMAYVPETVLFLPRLLLR
- a CDS encoding TRAP transporter small permease, yielding MRLLTRITDLMETTAKYFLTAAFGAMTLITSVEVIRRYILGLSFPWAEELVGFLLVWVTFIGGSVAFRRGELAYLDLFVERFSPPLKKAAKAFVTTVIMVFLVVSLWFSVDYTRSPSIVLQRSSGLGLPMVYPYAAIPVGLSFMIVFSIGNMLAPKKRAKEG
- a CDS encoding TRAP transporter substrate-binding protein; this encodes MKRLVAIVVGLVMVASLMTGCGAGSGQKPAQPAQPSQPAAPAQPSAPAQPGQVMIRLGHAAQLTHPYHPATVKFVDLVSQKSNGRIKIEVFPARQLGDEGQLLEQVMKGTLDMAVLSTSTFSKYTPLLDTLQLPFLLSTYDKEYKAVTSEEMKGLLKGLEPLKIKGLAIYDGGIRHFANNVRPITKPEDLKGLKLRVVPSNLILKTVQTLGANPTPMAYGEIYTGLQTKVIDGEEINITSIYSEKHYEVLKYVSLIGLFPFPALNMMNLDKFNSLSKEDQKIISDAAWESIKFAFDQMGDLEKTGMKAIQDAKIQVNEIRDLAPFQSKVIGIWDEYTAKDPAIKKFVDMAKTIR
- a CDS encoding aldolase, whose product is MSSLKRQLAERPHLGIFVKIPSTEIVEMIAWSGFDFIVIDTEHSPLSYNDVKMLTSVAQPQGLKVVVRPWNFADETLLHVLDTGVDGIQVPQLNGPGDAEKIVRAGRYPPLGTRGVAFSHRAGRYGFCDTKAYVKESNEETLIVAHIETRTAFDSMRGIARTAGIDILFLGPVDLSFSLGTDADYVNGGLKEAFLKMNAEAREAGKQMGTVVTDEKKLEFCLNHGIHYLIWDTDVGLFKKQLTAVRQTVKNYF
- a CDS encoding cupin domain-containing protein; amino-acid sequence: MINVSNWKDIEEVVVRQGVSRKAFTGEGATIAINWLQPGHKPAPHAHHFEQIVYIMKGKTRFHVGDEMFILEEGGLLVVPPNVMHYAEIIGDETVVNLDVFTPKREEYVK
- a CDS encoding GntR family transcriptional regulator, with amino-acid sequence MLKADQVYEYLKEKIVSNELKPGEPIRIERVAEELGISKTPVREALKKLVAKGLAETKPNSGARVARLDLDELEQIFLVRRELEKLATRLAAEKIDKPAIAKLRRLADDMEKARIAGDTKLYGRLNKEFHSTIYYSCKADVIIRLINDLWDRSERSRWVFAMLPDRFELSNQEHYEIVESLERGDAERACQLIDKQKTDGFFPLIRLLKEYEKIQSVAAADRR
- a CDS encoding hydroxymethylglutaryl-CoA lyase, producing MKLPLEATIVEVGPRDGLQNEKKMLSAEQKVHLVERLSGAGLKRIEVVSFVHPKAVPQMANAEKVMKGIKRRPGTQYLALVPNTVGAERALASGAGGLGFFVSASETHNMHNVRMSRQASMAELARVSRLATEARVPLRSYIVTAFGCPYEGKTPASTVVSMAKQMFDEGAAEVCLGDTTGMGNPAQVETVFYELTRQLPANRLAAHFHNTRGAALANVYAALRAGITTFDGAVGGTGGCPFAPGASGNVATEDLVNMLEDMGVHTGVDLDELITCALEIEDILERPLSNSVARAGPSWRLHDPPGRL
- a CDS encoding sigma 54-interacting transcriptional regulator, with protein sequence MAGTTPLEGPEGRAPEGRVVGNGLLEYPHSAGLVRVLDSIHEGVVVIDRDTRIVYANPAYTRILRVPVKRILGKRMAEIEPEAKINRVVVDGVPVREEEAFVKTLKKTVVVNIEPILAGGKVIGAVSVFRDVTEVLELTRKLREARMLADHLRDELNRNVALPDPFKSIIGSNGKLRQALSLASRVAPTNATVLIIGENGVGKELVARAIHLSSTRASKPLIRIDCTAIPETLLESELFGYEEGAFTGARKGGKPGKIEIASGGTIFFDEIGEMSLSMQAKVLRVLEAREFERVGGTTTLKVDARILAATNRDLDAMVKQGKFREDLYYRLCVVPVIIPPLRERPDDIPALATAFVEEFNHVYSKGLRLSREVVNRLVQYCWPGNVRELRNTIEHAVLICEGDTLLESHLPAYMMGPRHTGGQGEERRDGRAGRDEAAAARPVTRGKALKALVSEIEETAVREALEQANGNVSAAMQYLGVSRRTFYKKMSKFGLEPGQFRGPKALK